GCTCCACATAGAGGATTTCCCAGTCGAAGTCAAAGCCCATCTGCTGCGCTTTGCTGCCGAAGACCACCATGTCCACGATAACCCGCTGATCGTCGGTGGTGTGGAGTATAAGGCCCGTCTCTTCAATGCGCGTCATGCCGTCAGCGCCTTTTTTTCCCAGGGGCAGCAGGATGATGCGATCAAATTCGCGGCCGTCAAAGGTCTCACCAGCCACGCGCATGCGCAGGGTGTCATGGGGCGGCACCTTCTCGGCAACTTCGCCAATGTGTACCGGGTCGAGTTTGGTCATGGGATGGTAGATCATATCCATCCAGAATCCGGGACGGAAGAGGCTGAAGGCCACTACCAGCATGACCAGGGATTCCCACAGGCGGTTCTTCACCATCCAGTATCCCTGGGTGGCGGAGGCGAAGGTAAGCATGGCTCCAATGGCACCCACTACGGTAAAGATCAGTTCCCAGACGTTGGGAATGTCAATCAGCAGCAGCTGTGTATTGAATATGAACATAAAGGGCAGGATCGCGGTGCGCATATCGTAGGTAAAACCCTGGATGCCGGTGGCAATGGGATCACTGCGCGATATGGCGGCAGCGGCATAGGCCGCCAGCCCCACCGGCGGAGTGTCGTCGGCCAGAATCCCGAAGTAGAAGACAAAGAGGTGGACAGCGATCAGGGGCACGATGAGCCCGTGTTGTGCGCCCAGGGCCACGATGACCGGAGCCATCAGGGTGGATACGACGATATAGTTGGCAGTGGTGGGCAGGCCCATCCCCAGAATCAGACTGATGATCGCCGTAAAGATCAGCATGAGCATAAGGTTGCCACCGGAGATGAATTCTACCAGATCCGTCATGACGAGCCCGATACCGGTCAGGGTCACGGTACCCACCACGATGCCGGCGGTAGCCGTTGCCACGCCGATGCCGATCATGTTCCGCGCGCCGGTAACCAGGCCGCTGAACAGATCATCAATGCCTCGATACACGGCGGGAACAATATCGCCGGAGCGGCGGAAGAAGGCCAGTACAGGCCGCTGGGTAATCAGGATAAAGACCATGAAGGTGGTAGCCCAGAAGGCGGAAAGGCCCGGGCTGAAACGCTCCACCATCAGGCACCATACCAGGACAAAGACCGGCAGCAGGAAGTGCAGTCCGGAAAGGAGAATGGGCTTGAGGGCCGGGACTTCCTTGAGGGACTCCACCGACAGTTCCTCGCCGCTGTCAGGGTAGCGGGAAGCCACGCGCAGAAGCGCGACATAGGCCACGCCCATGGCCACGGCCAGCACCACGGAGGCCACGGGACCGAAAACATCGCGGGTCCAGCCCACCCCGTAATAGACCAGCAGGGAGAGAAGACACATACCCAGGAAGGTTCCCACAAAGGACAGCGCGCTGCGGGCCATGGAGGACTGAGCCGTGCGGGGCAGGCCTTTCATGTTGGCTTTGACGGCTTCCAGGTGCACGATATAGATGAGGGCGATGTAGGAGATGATGGCGGGCAGGAGGGCGTGCTTGATGACTTCCAGATAGGATATTCCCACGTACTCCACCATCAGGAATGCCGCAGCGCCCATGATGGGAGGTGTCAGCTGGCCATTGGTAGAGGCCGCAACCTCTATGGCGCCCGCCTTGGTGCCGGGGAAGCCGACCCGCTTCATGAGCGGGATGGTAAAGGTTCCGGTGGTGACCACATTGGCTATGGAAGAACCGGAAATGATGCCACTGAAGCCGGAGGCAACCACGGCGGCTTTGGCTGGTCCGCCGCGCATGTGTCCCAGCAGGGAGAAGGCGACTTTAATAAAGTAGGCTCCGGCCCCAGCTCGCTCAAGCAGAGAACCAAAAAGGACAAAGAGAAACACAAAGCTTGAGGATACGCCAATGGCCACGCCGAAGACCCCTTCAGTGGTCAGCCACTGGTGGGACATGGTGCGTCCCAGGCTGGCACCCCGGTGGGAGATGAGTTCCGGCATATAGGGGCCGAAAAATGTATAACCGAGAAAGACAATGGCTACGATCATCAGGGGGAGCCCCAGGGAGCGTCGCGTTGCTTCCAGCAGCAGGATAATGCCGATAACGGCCACCACCAGATCCTGGGTGATGGGAGCTCCGGCACGAGTCGCCAGACTGTCATAGAAGAAGTAGAGGTAGCTGGCGCTCATGGTTGCCGCGATGGCCAGTATCCAGTCGAGTGTGGGGATGGAGTCGCGGGGCGAGCTCTTCAGGGCCGGATAAGCTGTCAGGGCCAGGAATACCGCAAAGGAAAGGTGGATGGAGCGTGCTTCGGTGGTATTAAAGACCCCGAAACCCAGCGCAAATGGCAGGGGCGAGGCATACCAGAGCTGAAACAGCGACCATGTCAACGCCACGGTCCAGATGATTTTCCCCTGGATTCCCATTGGCTGGCGGCCTCCGGTCTCTGATTGTGTGATCCGCTCCAGCTCCTCAGGAGTGGGTGGCTGTTTGGCTGGTGTCATAGGGTCCCTTTCGTGCGCAGATTCAAGACTTAGATGCGAGTGTCAGCAGAGATTTGATTGCTGGCTCACTTTCGTAAAGCCATTGAGAATAGCCTTGCGAAAAGAAGCGGAATCAAAGCGGGGGAGCATGTGCTCCCCCAGTTGGTGATTACTTGATGAGTCCGACTTCCCGGAAGTATTTTTCCGCACCGGGATGCAGGGGGATGGCAATGGCATCGGAGACCATGGATTCTTTATCCAGGTGCTCAAGGGCCGGGTGCAGGCGCTTGAACTGGTCAAGGCCTTCAAAGAGAGACTTGACCATCTGGTAGACCACGTTCTCGGGGACGTTGGTGGACGCGACCAGAAGAGCTCCAACGCCAAAAGTTTGTACATCATTGGGGTTGCCGCGGTACATGCCGCCGGGGATAGTGGCAGTACGGTAGTAGGGACGCTCGGCGATCATCTTTTCCACCGCTTCACCGGCGACTTCAACGATAACACTGTCGCAGGTGGTCGTGGCTTCCTGAATGGAACCATTGGGGTGGCCGACAAAGTAGACCATGGCGTCTATCTGGTTATTGCACAGGGCGATGGATTGCTCAGCTGCCTTCAGGTCGAAGGTGGCGCTGAACACGGAGTGATCCCAGCCAAGGGTTTCCAGCAGCAGGTCCATGGAAGCACGTTGTCCTGAGCCAGGGTCACCGATGCTCACGCGCTTGCCGCGAAGATCAGCAAATTTGGTGGCGTTGGCGTCTTTGCGTGCGATCACGGTAAAGGCTTCAGGGTGGATGGAGAACAGGGCGCGCAGATTTTTGTTGGGGCCGGCATCGGAGAAACGGCTGGTGCCGTGATAGGCATGGTACTGCCAGTCGGACTGTACAATTCCCACGTCAAGTTCGCCGGCGCGGATGCTGTTGAGGTTGAAAATAGAACCGCCGGTTGATTCCACGGTGCAGCGGATACCATGGTCAGCGCGATTGGCATTGACCAGACGGCAAATTGCGCCGCCAACGGGATAATAAACACCTGTTACTCCACCAGTTCCAATGGTGACAAACTGCTGCTGTGAACGCTGGGCCGAAACGTTGGATGCAAAGGTCAGTGAAATGGCAACGGCGGCAGTGCCTACCAGTGCCCGTTTCAGGTACTTTCTGAAAGTCATAGTCTCCTCCTTCATGATTTTGCAACATCGGGGACCAAATTTACTTCTCAATTATATATAGGGCAGGTTTTTATGAACTGTCAATCAGTCATTCCCTGAAGGGTTGATAATCTGTCCTGTATGGCGTCAGGCAGGCACTCAGTGCTCAGGCATTTCCTGTTCAATAAAACAGCGTTACCGTAAGCGGTCTGTAATCTGTGAAAAAGTACGCCCTATAGCTTCCCATTTACCGTGGAAGGTATTATAGTGCCAGAAAACCTCAGGAAGGAGTCGCCATGGCGACCATTCTCCTCATCGAGGACAATGAACTGAACTGTGACATGCTGACCAGGCGCCTGACACGCAAAGGATATGAGGTCATCACGGCTGGTGATGGAGCGGAGGGTTTACGTAAGGCCACCGAGCATCAGCCCGATCTGATCCTGATGGATATGAGCCTGCCGGTTATGGATGGCTGGGAGGCGACGCGCAGAATCCGCGATAACCAGCGCACCACTCATATCCCGGTGCTGGCGTTGACAGCTCATGCTCTGCCTGAGGATAGACGCCGGGCCTTTGAGGTCGGCTGCAGTGATTTTGAGACCAAGCCGGTACATTTGCCACAGCTTCTGGAGAAGATAGCCGACTTGCTTGAAAAGTGCGGGAAATAGCGGGAATTCTGTGGTTGCTCAGGAGGTGTGGCATGCAGAAAGATCAAGAAGTAAAACAGACCAGGCGTCAGCTCAGAAAGCTGATTACGTTCCTCATTCTGGCGGTCATTCTCTTTACCGCACTGGGGATTTACGCCTACTTTACCCCCAAACCTTATAAGTTTATAGACACGCAGATTGAGATGCGCAAGCGGGATCATCCACAGGGTATAGGCGCGGTACAGTAAAAGATGATTCACATAATACCGGAAAAAGGGGCCCGACTCAGAGAGTCGGGCCCCTTTTTACAGGAACAACGTGTCAGATGAATTCCAGATCACCACTGAGGGCACCTGCCTGCTTCATGGCCTGCAGAATGGCGATCATGTCCTCGGCGGTCATGCCCATGCGATTGAGCGCATCCACCACATTGCCGATGCTTATTCCATTTTCAAAGAGAGCGACCCGGTCGTTGCGTCCGGGTTCAACCACTTCTCCCTCTTCATTGAACTGTGGCTCAATGCGCACGGTCAGATTGCCGTGGCTGACGGCGACGGTGCTCAGGCGAATATCCGAACCCACCACGATGGTTCCAGTGCGTTCGTTGACGATGATCTTGCCGGAATTGGAGAGTTGCACGGGAATGGTTTCCAGCTGTGCGATAAAGCGGGGGATGTTGTTCCTGAGACTTTCCGGCACAATCACTTCGATGACGCCGGAGGAGCGTGCATGGGCTATTTCTTCGCCATATTGATTGTTAATGGCATCCTGAGCGTTGTTGGCGGCGATAAAGTCCGCATTCTTGAGCAGCAGGGTGATGCTGCTGCGGCCTTCAAGGCTGAAGGGAATGGAGCGCTCGACAATGGCTCCATTGACAATCCTGCCGGCGGTGGCATGGGCGGCATCGGCGGAGCCACCTAGGCTCACCTGCCCCTGGGCGACGGCGTACACATCTCCATTGGGAGCCTTCAGTGGGGTCAACAGCAGGGTGCCACCCTGCAGGCTGTCGGCGTTGCCCATGCTGGAAACGGTGATGTCGATACGAGCTCCCGGACTGGCAAAGGGAGGCAGCATGGCGGTGACCATGACGGCAGCGACGTTGTCGACGTTAATGTCGTCAGGATGGGCGGAAATGCCCATGCGACTGAGCATGTTTGTCAGTGACTGATTGGTGAAGCCGGTGCGGCTGCCGTCACCGGTGCCATCCAGTCCAACCACCAGGCCGTAGCCGATGAGTTGATTGTAGCGGACGCCTTCGACGGTGGCGATTTCCTTCAGGGATGCCACGGGGGCAGCATTAAGTGGCGCGACCATCAGGAAGGCAGCCAGCGCGAGGGGAATAAGCAGGTAGAGGGTGTCGATTATACGTTGCATGCCGTGCTCCTAGAATGGCCAGATGGTGTTCAGGAAGGTGGTGCCCCAGCCCGGTTTGCGCGAAGCGGCCAGTGCGCCACTGCCGGTATACATGATCTGGGCATCGGCGAGGGCGGAGGACATGACGGTGTTGTCGGCGTCAATGTCCTCGGGGCGGATGACCCCGCTGACAAAGAGCATCTGTTTCTCGTTGTCGATCATGATTTCGCGCTTGCCACGCAGAACCATATTGCCGTTATTGAGTACCTTCACGATGCGCGTAGATACGGTGGCGGTAATGTTGTCGGCTTTCTGGAGCTGCCCGGAACCGGCGAAGCTGTTCCCCGCGTTTGCCTGCACGGCGGGATTCAGTGATCCTCGCTCTTTGCCAAGCACTGAAGTGACTCCCATATTCACCGAGCTGTCGCGGGAAGTGGCAACGTTGCCGCTGTTACTGGCCGAGCTGGATTCGACAACTCGCACGGTGATGATGTCGTTGATACGACGGGCTTTCTGGTCGAGGAAGTAGATGCTGGTGACATTGGTGTCACTCCAGAGACTTCCATTTTGTACGCTGCGATCATCGGGGGCGACTTCATAGTCTTCCACGTGACTGAGCTCGGGAATGGTATACTGAACTTTCTGTGAGCACCCCACCAGGGTCAGGGCACTGAAGAGCAGAAGTAAGACACGCATATTACTCTCCTCATGATTTTTACAGAGGAGTATGCAGATTTTATGCCAGGGTTATTTCCACTGGCCGTTGTCTTCGGTGAATCCTTCCCAGATCTTGAGGTGCAGGGGTTTTACCGAGTCGGGGGGCTTGGGGCGGTACATTTCGTGAACCTTGTCCGTAACCAGTTTTCCCGCGATAAGGGCCAGTTCGCTCATGTTGGGGGCCTGCTGGCTGAGGCTTGGATACATGTTGTCAAAGAGTCCGGCGTTGAATTTTCCGAGCACGGCCACATCGCCATACCACAGGGTCATGCCGTCGGAGGCGCGCACCAGGCGCACCGTACTGTTGATGAGAGACTCATTGACACCATCCACATAGGAGCGCACGTGACCGACGATAATATATTTGTAGCGCTCCTGGCGGGCGAACTCTATGGCGCGTCGTATCTCCTGCTCTTCATTGGCCCCTGGCTCCAGGCTGAACCAGCTGTTGGAGTCAATGTCCTCCACCGCGAAAAACAGGCGCTTGAGGTGAAAGGCCTGCACGGTGGAGAGACTCATCATGCGTCCGGAAAACTGGGCGTCCCGCGCTGGTTTGAAGTTGAGTACCCCCAGCGTGTGGTCGCGAAAGTCGGTGGTGACGGAAGGGTACATGGAAATATATTCAGTGACCCGCGTTGTGTAGTTTTTTCCGGTGTAAATTTTTCCGGCGCAGCCAGCTGCCAGCAAAGCGATCAGCAGCATGCCAATGGCCGTGATTCGGGACGTCATGGTATTCACCGGCACTGCTGGCGCAGGGCGTTGATGGTGTGCCCGTAGTCCGGTGTGGAGAATATGGCGCTGCCGGCCACAAAGGTGTCAGCGCCGGCACGGTGGATCTGGGCGATGTTGTCCATGGTCACTCCTCCGTCAACTTCAATGGAAATATCCTTGCCTGTGGCGCTGATCATGGCGCGCAGACGACGGATTTTGTCCAGTGAGGCGTCGATGAACTTCTGACCGCCAAAGCCGGGGTTGACGCTCATGATAAGCACCATGTCCAGGTCGGGCAGAACTTCTTCTATCATGCACAGGGGCGTAGCGGGATTGAGGGAAACGCCAACCTGTCTGCCGAGGGCTTTTACCTGGTGGATCGCCCGGTGCAGGTGGACGTCGGATTCGGCGTGCAGGGTGATGATATCAGCTCCGGCCGCAGCGAACGCTTCAACATACTGCTGTGGGTTGGCAATCATCAGGTGAACATCAAGGGGGACGCTGGTGTGCTTTTTCAGGGAGGCGACCACGGGGGGGCCGATGGTGATGTTCGGTACGAAATGGCCATCCATGACATCCACATGGATGAGATCCGCGCCGGTGCAGCGGTCGATGTCTTCCCCAAGGCGGGCGAAGTCGGCAGAGAGAATACTTGGTGCAATGCGAATCATGGGTACCTCAGGGGGATTATTTGCCAAAGCGTCGTGTGCGTCGGGTGAAGTCCTCCAGCGCCGCTGCCATTTCCGTTTCAGTGAAGTCGGGCCACAGGGTCGGCGTGAAATACAGTTCGCTGTACGCGGACTGGAAGGTGAGAAAATTGCTCAAGCGCATCTCTCCGCTGGTGCGAACAATATAATCACATTCGCCGAGCTCGGGGAAGTAGCAGTGCTCAAGGAGCGTCTGAATAGAGATATCTTCCAGCTTCATATGCCCTTGCAGAAGTTTATTGCCGATATTGCGAACGCTGTCAACAACTTCCTGTTGCCCACCATAGGAGATGGCCAGCACCAGAGTGGTGCCGGTATTGCTCGCTGAGCGTTCTTCGGCTTCCCTGATCAGGCGCACCAACTCAGACGAGAAGCGGTCAATGGTGCCGATGGCGCGGAAGCGGATATTGTTTTCCATCATGATTGGCATCTCTTCTTCGAGATAGCTCTTGAGGGCAAGATTCAGAAATGCCACTTCGGCGGCATCGCGATTCCAGTTCTCGGTACTGAAGGCGTACAGGGTCACATAGGGAATATGGCGACGGGCCAGGTAGGTGACGATGGTGCGAGCCACCTCCATGCCCCTGGCGTGTCCTTCAATGCGCTCCATACCTCGCTGCTGCGCCCAGCGCCCGTTTCCATCCATGATGATACCCAGGTGGCGTGGGAGGGTCTCGCGGTCGTGATGTGGCTCAGGGGTGGTATTCAATGGAGTGTCCTTCGCGTGGAGTGGTCAAATGGGATTCAAGGGCTTATGTAACTGCTTTGACGCAGTGTTGTCAACTGTTAGCCTGATGCGTGGTCAGGGCCCCGGCTGCTTCGGCAGGAAGATATAGAGATTTCCCTGCTCTTTCATGTGACCTGCCAGCAGTTCCGCATCCTGACCGAATCCGAAGAACAGGTCAATGCGGGCCGGCCCCTTGATGGCGGCCCCGCGATCCTGGGCTACAGTCAGGATTGTGATGGGCTCGTCGCTGAGCGGGTTCCTGGTCTGGAGAAACACCGGAGTGCCTGTGGGGATAGAGGCGGGGTCGGTTGCCACCGACCGCCAGGGGGTGAGCACGACACCGGCACTGCCGAGGGGGCTGCGCAGCGGGTCAAGTTCGCGGAAGAAGATATAACGCGGGTTGTGGTGCAGCAACGGCATGCTGCGCTCCGGGTTCTGCCTGAGCCAGGCTCTGATGGCCTGCATTGATATCTCTTCACGGCTGATGGCTCCTTCGTCGATCAGAACCCTGCCGATGGAGCGATAGGGGTGCCCGTTATGGTCGGCAAATCCTACGGACACAAAAGATCCATCGGTCAGCTGAATTCGTCCGGAGCCCTGTACGTGAAGGAAGAAGAGGTCGACGGGGTCAGCGACCCAGGCGATGGGTTGAGGGGTGCGCGCCTTGCCCTGGTCAATGTCCCGGCGCGTCCAGTAGGGCAGAACACGCCGGTTTTCCAGGCGTCCCCGCGGGTCGGTCCCCTGAACCTGGACGCCCAGTTCAATCCGCAGCATATCTTCGGGCACTCTGTGTACCGGATAGCGGAAGTGGTCGCTGGACGTGAGGCTGCCTTGCAGCAGGGGTTCATAGTAGCCGGTGATCAAGGTGCGGGACTGCGCGGCGGCGGGATTGACACGGTACGGCTCGAAGTGCTCGTGCAGGAAGGCGAGGATACGTCGCTGATCCATGTTCTGGCTGGAGGTGGCCTGGCAGGTGTGGGTCCAGTCGCTGCGGTCGGTTTGCACCTGCTGACAGGTGCGAATAAACGCCTGCCAGAATTCCTTCAGATTGTCATCCGCAAGGCCGCTCAGTTCATTCCAGGTGGATTTTTTGAGCAGTGGTGGCTCCTGGGGTGCCTTGAGGGTGCAACCTGTGAGAAAAAGAGCCAGCAGAAAAAGAAAGAAAAATATCAGGAGGTTTTTCGTGAAATGAAGGAGAACAGAACATCTTTTCGATTTACGGGCTGCTGTGGAAGTCAGTTTGCTATCCCCTTAGTTTCAAGGTGTTTTCATTTGTGAATTGGTTGATTTTCAGCCGATATTGCTTGCATTTTGCCATGTTACTTTATACATAGTAATGCTGTTTTGGAGATTTTTTATAACACATATAACCAAAAATTTTGAGAAATGGAAGTTGCGGAACTATGAGTTTACCACTGATTCCTCTGCTGCCTCTCCTGGGGGCCATCATACCCCCGCTGTTTCAGAGTCGAAATGCCAATGCCATCAGTGCCGGTGTTATCGCGGCTTTGTCACTGTTGCTGCTCCTGCTTCACGCGCCAGCAGTATTTTCCGGTGAAATGCCTCTGGTCAGCTGGAGCTGGGTTCCGGCCATCGGCCTGAACTTTGCCTTCCGTGTCAGCGGTTTCGGCTTTTTCTTTGCCTTTCTCATCCTTTTTATCGGCCTGC
This portion of the Desulfurispirillum indicum S5 genome encodes:
- the mltA gene encoding murein transglycosylase A, with the translated sequence MQTDRSDWTHTCQATSSQNMDQRRILAFLHEHFEPYRVNPAAAQSRTLITGYYEPLLQGSLTSSDHFRYPVHRVPEDMLRIELGVQVQGTDPRGRLENRRVLPYWTRRDIDQGKARTPQPIAWVADPVDLFFLHVQGSGRIQLTDGSFVSVGFADHNGHPYRSIGRVLIDEGAISREEISMQAIRAWLRQNPERSMPLLHHNPRYIFFRELDPLRSPLGSAGVVLTPWRSVATDPASIPTGTPVFLQTRNPLSDEPITILTVAQDRGAAIKGPARIDLFFGFGQDAELLAGHMKEQGNLYIFLPKQPGP
- a CDS encoding TAXI family TRAP transporter solute-binding subunit translates to MTFRKYLKRALVGTAAVAISLTFASNVSAQRSQQQFVTIGTGGVTGVYYPVGGAICRLVNANRADHGIRCTVESTGGSIFNLNSIRAGELDVGIVQSDWQYHAYHGTSRFSDAGPNKNLRALFSIHPEAFTVIARKDANATKFADLRGKRVSIGDPGSGQRASMDLLLETLGWDHSVFSATFDLKAAEQSIALCNNQIDAMVYFVGHPNGSIQEATTTCDSVIVEVAGEAVEKMIAERPYYRTATIPGGMYRGNPNDVQTFGVGALLVASTNVPENVVYQMVKSLFEGLDQFKRLHPALEHLDKESMVSDAIAIPLHPGAEKYFREVGLIK
- a CDS encoding response regulator; this encodes MATILLIEDNELNCDMLTRRLTRKGYEVITAGDGAEGLRKATEHQPDLILMDMSLPVMDGWEATRRIRDNQRTTHIPVLALTAHALPEDRRRAFEVGCSDFETKPVHLPQLLEKIADLLEKCGK
- the uppS gene encoding polyprenyl diphosphate synthase → MNTTPEPHHDRETLPRHLGIIMDGNGRWAQQRGMERIEGHARGMEVARTIVTYLARRHIPYVTLYAFSTENWNRDAAEVAFLNLALKSYLEEEMPIMMENNIRFRAIGTIDRFSSELVRLIREAEERSASNTGTTLVLAISYGGQQEVVDSVRNIGNKLLQGHMKLEDISIQTLLEHCYFPELGECDYIVRTSGEMRLSNFLTFQSAYSELYFTPTLWPDFTETEMAAALEDFTRRTRRFGK
- a CDS encoding flagellar basal body L-ring protein FlgH, which gives rise to MRVLLLLFSALTLVGCSQKVQYTIPELSHVEDYEVAPDDRSVQNGSLWSDTNVTSIYFLDQKARRINDIITVRVVESSSASNSGNVATSRDSSVNMGVTSVLGKERGSLNPAVQANAGNSFAGSGQLQKADNITATVSTRIVKVLNNGNMVLRGKREIMIDNEKQMLFVSGVIRPEDIDADNTVMSSALADAQIMYTGSGALAASRKPGWGTTFLNTIWPF
- a CDS encoding TRAP transporter permease, with amino-acid sequence MTPAKQPPTPEELERITQSETGGRQPMGIQGKIIWTVALTWSLFQLWYASPLPFALGFGVFNTTEARSIHLSFAVFLALTAYPALKSSPRDSIPTLDWILAIAATMSASYLYFFYDSLATRAGAPITQDLVVAVIGIILLLEATRRSLGLPLMIVAIVFLGYTFFGPYMPELISHRGASLGRTMSHQWLTTEGVFGVAIGVSSSFVFLFVLFGSLLERAGAGAYFIKVAFSLLGHMRGGPAKAAVVASGFSGIISGSSIANVVTTGTFTIPLMKRVGFPGTKAGAIEVAASTNGQLTPPIMGAAAFLMVEYVGISYLEVIKHALLPAIISYIALIYIVHLEAVKANMKGLPRTAQSSMARSALSFVGTFLGMCLLSLLVYYGVGWTRDVFGPVASVVLAVAMGVAYVALLRVASRYPDSGEELSVESLKEVPALKPILLSGLHFLLPVFVLVWCLMVERFSPGLSAFWATTFMVFILITQRPVLAFFRRSGDIVPAVYRGIDDLFSGLVTGARNMIGIGVATATAGIVVGTVTLTGIGLVMTDLVEFISGGNLMLMLIFTAIISLILGMGLPTTANYIVVSTLMAPVIVALGAQHGLIVPLIAVHLFVFYFGILADDTPPVGLAAYAAAAISRSDPIATGIQGFTYDMRTAILPFMFIFNTQLLLIDIPNVWELIFTVVGAIGAMLTFASATQGYWMVKNRLWESLVMLVVAFSLFRPGFWMDMIYHPMTKLDPVHIGEVAEKVPPHDTLRMRVAGETFDGREFDRIILLPLGKKGADGMTRIEETGLILHTTDDQRVIVDMVVFGSKAQQMGFDFDWEILYVEREEDQPPKHLIFIPAIATMVAIGMLQRRRQKLQAT
- a CDS encoding flagellar basal body P-ring protein FlgI — its product is MQRIIDTLYLLIPLALAAFLMVAPLNAAPVASLKEIATVEGVRYNQLIGYGLVVGLDGTGDGSRTGFTNQSLTNMLSRMGISAHPDDINVDNVAAVMVTAMLPPFASPGARIDITVSSMGNADSLQGGTLLLTPLKAPNGDVYAVAQGQVSLGGSADAAHATAGRIVNGAIVERSIPFSLEGRSSITLLLKNADFIAANNAQDAINNQYGEEIAHARSSGVIEVIVPESLRNNIPRFIAQLETIPVQLSNSGKIIVNERTGTIVVGSDIRLSTVAVSHGNLTVRIEPQFNEEGEVVEPGRNDRVALFENGISIGNVVDALNRMGMTAEDMIAILQAMKQAGALSGDLEFI
- the rpe gene encoding ribulose-phosphate 3-epimerase, whose amino-acid sequence is MIRIAPSILSADFARLGEDIDRCTGADLIHVDVMDGHFVPNITIGPPVVASLKKHTSVPLDVHLMIANPQQYVEAFAAAGADIITLHAESDVHLHRAIHQVKALGRQVGVSLNPATPLCMIEEVLPDLDMVLIMSVNPGFGGQKFIDASLDKIRRLRAMISATGKDISIEVDGGVTMDNIAQIHRAGADTFVAGSAIFSTPDYGHTINALRQQCR